TTTGGCTGCTAAATCTGATTTTGTCCATGAAATGGTTAAATGGGGTGGAATAGAAAAATTACCTCCTGGTACTACCGTCTTAGATGTTGGCTGTGGTATTGGTGGCAGCAGCCGGATTTTAGCGCGAGATTATGGGTTTGCGGTCACAGGGATTACCATTAGTCCACAGCAGGTAAAGCGTGCCCAAGAGTTAACTCCTAAAGGGCTAAACGTCCAGTTTGCGGTCGATGATGCGATGGCATTGTCTTTTCCAGATGCCAGTTTTGATGTGGTCTGGTCAATCGAAGCAGGCCCCCACATGCCAGATAAAACCGTTTTTGCTAGAGAATTAATGCGGGTGCTAAAGCCTGGTGGAGTCTTGGTTGTAGCTGACTGGAATCAGAGAGATGACCGCCAAAAACCTCTAAATTTCTGGGAAAAACCAGTAATGCAGCAACTTCTCGATCAGTGGTCTCATCCAGCTTTTTCCAGCATTGAAGGCTTTTCTGAGCTTTTGGCAGCGACTTCCTTAGTTGAGGGGGAGGTAATTACGGCTGACTGGACGGAACAAACGCTTCCTTCTTGGTTAGATTCTATCTGGCAAGGAGTGATTAGACCACAGGGATTGGTGCGTTTTGGTCTATCTAGTTTCATTAAATCTCTGCGCGAGATGCCGACGTTTTTGCTGATGCGTTTGGCGTTCGGTACAGGACTGTGCCGATTTGGAATGTTCCGCGCTGTCCGGGCGAAGGGGAGTACAGAATTGATCGATAGAAACTTTACCAGCCAAACTCCCTCAAGCTTGGTTAGGTAGCGGTCAATACTTCTCGGGTTTTACATTTTTAACTCGGAATCGGGTTTGGGGTAAAGGGTAAAGGTTAAAGGTTTTTTCTTTGCTTTTTCCCTTTTCCCCTTAACCATTCTGAACTGTATTGGTTGATATGGCGGGCAAGATGCCCACCCCACAAGAGTTAATTGGATATTTTTTTATTTGTCAGTGCCTAATGGCAAACTGACAGCAGTCTGTTGCGATCGCATTTAGTCAAATGTTAAAACCAAAATTGTATGAAATAATACAAATATTATCCTAATGGCACTGCGATCGCACACATTCAACCCTCTTCAAAATACATCACAACCACGTTAAGCTGAATTAGAGTAGCAATTTATTGCGCTTTTTAATATGAAAATCTCTGTTCTTGTCAAATTTTAATTTTTTCTGCTTGAGAAACCCGGAATGCTAGACCAAATTTTTGATTACCTCCACTTTCATTTCAGCGTTGAAGCCCCAATAGTTCTGCTGATCCTGGTATTTTTAGAGGCGGTGTTATCTGCCGATAATGCGATCGCTCTGGCTGCGATCGCTCAAGGGCTAGAAGACAAAGAACTTGAGCGTAAGGCCCTCAACTTTGGTTTAGTCGTTGCCTACGTGCTACGAATCACCTTGATTTTAACTGCTACTTGGGTACAACAATTCTGGCAATTTGAATTATTGGGTGCTGCTTACCTGCTGTGGTTGGTATTCCAGCACTTTAGCTCACAACAAAGTGAAGACGATCATCATCACGGGCCGCGTTTTAATTCGTTGTTGCAAGCTATACCCGTGATTGCATTTACAGATTTGGCATTTTCTTTAGATAGCGTCACAACTGCGATCGCAGTTTCTCAAGAAAGGTGGCTAGTGCTAACAGGTGCAACAATTGGTATTATTGCCCTGCGATTCATGGC
This Nostoc sp. C052 DNA region includes the following protein-coding sequences:
- a CDS encoding methyltransferase domain-containing protein, whose product is MSNLLYFVIGFLLFLVIGIAAYLLTARKYQSSATVANSYDQWTLDGIVEFYWGEHIHLGHYGSPPRRKDFLAAKSDFVHEMVKWGGIEKLPPGTTVLDVGCGIGGSSRILARDYGFAVTGITISPQQVKRAQELTPKGLNVQFAVDDAMALSFPDASFDVVWSIEAGPHMPDKTVFARELMRVLKPGGVLVVADWNQRDDRQKPLNFWEKPVMQQLLDQWSHPAFSSIEGFSELLAATSLVEGEVITADWTEQTLPSWLDSIWQGVIRPQGLVRFGLSSFIKSLREMPTFLLMRLAFGTGLCRFGMFRAVRAKGSTELIDRNFTSQTPSSLVR
- a CDS encoding TerC family protein, which produces MLDQIFDYLHFHFSVEAPIVLLILVFLEAVLSADNAIALAAIAQGLEDKELERKALNFGLVVAYVLRITLILTATWVQQFWQFELLGAAYLLWLVFQHFSSQQSEDDHHHGPRFNSLLQAIPVIAFTDLAFSLDSVTTAIAVSQERWLVLTGATIGIIALRFMAGLFIRWLDEFENLEDAGYVTVALVGLRLLLKVVNDALVPPEWIMIPAIFLILGWGFSKRVAVDLPQVEPEKTEVSK